The Nerophis ophidion isolate RoL-2023_Sa linkage group LG29, RoL_Noph_v1.0, whole genome shotgun sequence genome includes the window cggtttgaatgttgaagagtttgaatttccaggaaaaccagaatttggtttggaacttgggaaagtgttggtttgaatgtccaggatgagtggaatgtgttgatttGGTTTCAATAggtaaaaaaatgtgggaattgtgcattttggaaaaatgtcccattcatttcaatgggaacttcctgtaattttgggaaaagtgggatttaaaaacatatatatattaaggtttatcgggtgtactggagaggaggctacgccggatagtcgaacctcggattcaggaggaacagtgtggttttcgtcctggtcgtggaactgtggaccagctctatactctcggcagagttccagagggtgcatgggagtttgcccaaccagtctacatgtgttttgtggacttggagaaggcattcgaccgtgtccctcgggaagtcctgtggggagtgctcggagagtatggggtatcggactgtcttattgtggcggtccgctccctgtacgatcagtgccagagcttggtccgcattgccggcagtaagtcgaacacatttccagtgagggttggactccgccaaggctgtcctttgtcaccgattctgttcataacttttatggacagaatttctaggcgcagccaaagcgttgaggggttccggtttggtgaccgcaggattaggtctctgctttttccagatgatgtggtcctgatggcttcatctgaccgggatcttcagctctcactggatcggtttgcagccgagtgtgaagcgaccggaatgagaatcagcacctccaaatccgagtccagggttctcgcccggaaaagggtagaatgccatctccgggtttgggaggagaccctgccccaagtggaggagttcaagtacctaggagtcttgttcacgagtgagggaagagtggatcgtgagatcaacaggcggatcggtgcggcgtcttcagtaatgtgaacgttgtaccgatccgttgtggtgaataaggagctgagccggaaggcaaagctctcaatttaccggtcgatctacgtccccatcctcacctatggtcatgagctttgggtcatgaccgaaaggataagatcacgggtacaagcggccgaaatgagtttcctccgccgggtggcggggctctcccttagagatagggtgagaagctctgccatccgggaggaactcacagtaaagccgctgctccttcacatcgagaggagccagatgaggtggttcgggcatctggtcaggatgccacccgaccgCCTCCCTgggtaggtgtttagggcacgtccaaccggtaggaggccacggggaagacccaggacacgttgggaagactatgtctcccggctggcctgggaacgcctcgggatcccccgggtagagctagacgaagtggcttgggagagggaagtctgggtttccctgcttaggctgttgcccccgcgacccgacacagataagcggaagaagatggatggatatattaagagcatgaatgtcctgaatgagctgaattagtTGGGATTGGAATTTTtttaatcggtcaagaaatgttgaagtagtaacagttttttaataaGTTGTGTgaaggaattcctggatttttaggAAAACCAGTAATGTTTCTAGTTGCTAAActgacttgtttttttgtcctgactgagAAAAATGATGGTGGAACTGGGATGAAAAAAGGAAAATGGGTAGTCAAACGAAAAAGATTGGAAATAGGGTTAGAAAAACCAACAagtattcctggaaatgtgttgaatgtggaaaaatggtagtttggatGTATAGGatgagttgaaggtggaatggtttgaatcggtcaaaaaatgtgggaattgtggaactttgaagaatgtcgcAATGGGAATTTttgcaaaatttgggaatttcggggaacgcaggattttttttttgaaaatggtaaaacacTTGAATggtgtgaatgagttgaaatgcttgatgttggaatttttcaaatcggttgttgaattgagaaattgcaTTACGGAATTTTTGGGATTTCGGGAAAacggggaatttttccagttcaaaaaacaattttgttttttgtcctgattaagaggaatgcttGGACGGTGtaacgcaggggtgtcaaactcaaatacagagtgggccgaaattttaaactgaacaaagccgcgggccaaggttgaacaaatgaaccttttaatagggacccaaacaacttttgcattgaatattaaacaagcatggcttatataactttataatgacatgcaaaatcaagtttcgaataataataataataataattaaaaaatatcaatagcatatcaaatacaatttaaataaaaatttaatgcctcttttctatttgcagccctctgaggtaaatataaaaataaactttttccacaggctaataataaatttgcaaataaaataacaataaaaaatgtatcaaacattcaagccttgaagtagcaagagaaagtgcatgagtaaaacattaattatttcttggggggggggggggttatattgtagcgtcccggaagagttagtgctgcaaggggttctgggtatttgttctgttgtgtttatagatagatagatagatagatagtactttattgattccttcaggagagttccttcaggaaaattaaaattccagcagcagtgtacagagttgagatcaattaaaaaaaaaaaagtaaataatgggggtttaaaaggaaacaaaatagagaaatattacaaaaagaataaaaacaatgggaataacaatataacagtaaaataagaatataacaagacaaagtaggcagtagtgaccatgttatgaaaacgtattgcactgttaatgttttgcatcccctgtcatcctaatacctaatatgttgtgttgcggtgcagatgttctcccgaaatgtgtttgttattcttgtttggtgtaggttcacagtgtggtgcatatttgtaagattgataaagttgtttatacggccaccctcagtgtgacctgtatggctgttgaacaagtatgcgttgcattcacttgtgtgcgtgtgtctttgtgtaaaagtcgcatatattgtgtgactgggttggcacgctatttctttgtaggaaaagcggatgtgacgacaggttgtagaggacgctaaaggcagtgccgttaatgcacgcccccaatattgtcgtccgggtagaaatggggagaaattcggagAATGTTTActccgggagatttccgggaggagcactgaaatttgggagtccgggaaaatcgggagggtcggcaagtatgagtattactagtgaatgcggtgttacagcggcatcgctgctgtataaaaccggcgggccagctctaatgttaatttcatactgcctcaagggccaaatgaaattacaaggcgggccaaatttggcccgcgggccagagtttgacacccatggtgtaacGGGTAAAGtggattgaaaaatgtgggaggaataGTCGCCAGGAAAAAAAAGGGTGATAATAGGGTTTGGAAAACCTCAAATTCTGACAATTCCTgttatttttttgaacttggaaaaataacggtttgaatgtgcaggatgagtggactgtgttgaaggtggaatggtttgaatcggttgaaaaaatgtggaaatggtgaaagttggaaaaatggccaactcatttTAAATggcaaaaatgtcccggaaaacctggattttttggaatttttggaatttgtcacgGGAAAGCCCGCAATTTGTAACtatttgaatcgggtgaaaaatgtggaaggtaaagCGCGCCAAAAtgtgtagaagaagaagaaaaaagaaaaaatgtgcaTTCACACATATGATAAGAATGTGATTGAATCATCTCCAAAAAAAGGCTTAGTGTAAAAAGTACCTTAATCTGCATGCCGCTATGTAAGGTCTCACTGTTCACCAGCTGGTTGTACTGCCAGCCCCAGCCCACCTCGCCCACCAAGGCATGTTTGGGCAGAGGTGGGGGGGCGTGCGGTGCGGCCCGTGTCAGGTAGGTGAGGTCGCCCGTAGCCTCGGGGGACAGGGAGCCCACACCCACGTACTGAGGGGAATGATGGAGCCTCGGCCTGTAGTTGCCGACACCATCCGGACCTTGTGTGAGTCACATAAAGGGAAAGAGATGATGAAGTATTTTGTCAACTCTAATTAATGACGGGCCTCTATTAATTGTCATGCACATTATGCATTTGAACAAATAAAGGCCACACCTCACAATACTAAATAACACAGTGTGTTTTTTCATTTGCACCTATTTAGCAATACTAATGATGCTGTATTATGACATACAATAATGTCAattatccaacatgatgtattaaaaaatacataatatatTGTAATAAATATATTGAGGTTAGGCATCATTATTAATTGGTTATATTTATTTAGAAATGATGAAATACATTTACCATCACATATTATTTGTGGTTATTATTCATTTTGTATTTACTTCGAAGGCCTTTTGTCTAATGAACACCTTAACTTTGGTACTCTCTCAAACATTATTAACATCAAGTTTCATTTATTCTTAGCAAAAATGCTTTtaattaaaaaagtaaacatgTGCATTCTGTAATTAGTTTAATATTTTTATCAtactattaatattatatatatatatatatatatatatatacatatatacatatatatatatacatacatacatatatatatacatatatatatatatacatacatacatacatatatatatatatatgtgtatatatatgtatatatatatatatatatatatatatatatatatacatatatacatatatatatatacatacatacatatatatatacatatatatatatacatacatacatacatatatatatatgtgtatatatatgtatatatatatatatatataaagtatgttTATTTAAAATGATACTTCATATTTACTTGACTGCAGTAAGTGCCTGGTGTTTACATGAGGTAAGGTATTTATATGTTTGTTTATTATCATGTATTTATATGGCATTATTATGAAATGCTCCATTCCAATAAAAACCTGGCTTTTAATAAACACCTTGTAACGGCTGCAGTTTGGTAAATATGAAGTATCACTCTTTATTTGTgacttaaaaaagaaaaacaaaagaaaaacaaaaacatatatattatcattatttttttaatcatgtatttatttgagattttcatttaaaaaaactcCAATCCAATAAACACCTTGCCTCAAATAAACACCTGGTTGCTGCTGCAGTGTGGTAAATATAAAGTATGATTTTTATTgtcaaaaaaactacaaaatatacACAATTATCATGTGTTGCAAAAAAATTTCCgtgtttagtgttttttttatttgagatCATTACGCAATGCTCCATTCCAATGAACACCTGGCTTTTAATAAACACCTTGTACCTGCTGCAGTTTAGTAAATATAGTATAATTCTTTATTTgtggcaaacaaacaaaaaatccgTCATTACGTttttatcatgtatttatttgagaTCATTATGAACGGCTCCAATCTAAAAAAAACACCTGGTTTCTTACAAACTCCTAGCAGTAGTTCAGTGAACATGAAATATAATTCTTTATTGGTGGCAAAAACAACATCTAATAAATTATCCTTATGTTTatatggaatgtttttttttattgtcaagaAACTACAAGATGTACACAATTATTATGTGTTACGGAAGACATGTGTTTATAGTGGAATTTATTTCAAATCTTTATGAAAGGCTCCATTTCAATGAACACCTTGCCTCGAACAAACACCTTGTACCTGCTGCAGTTAATTGTTTATTTGTGGCAAAAAAAGAaagcaaatatatactatcagtctATGTTCATCATGTACTTATTTGAGATCATTATGAACGGCTCCATTCTGATGAACACCTGACCTCTAATAAACACCTGGCAGTAGTTCAGTAAATATTAAAGACAACTCTTTATTCTTGGAAGAAAAATACAAAAGGTAAACTATCATTGTGtgtttatataatatatttttattgttaagAAATTAAAAGGTATATACAAGTATTATGTGTCGCGTAAGACATATGTTTATTGTGGAATTTATTTCAAATATTAATGAAATGCTCCATTCTAATGAACACTTTGTCTCGAATAAACACCTCGTATCTGCTGCAGTTCAGTAAATATGAAGTATCACTCTTTATTTGTgacttaaaaatgaaaaaaatatactaTCATTATTTgtttatcatgtatttatttgCGATCAGTATGAAAAACCCCAATCCAATAAATACCTTGCCTCAAATAAAGACTTTGCTGCAGTGTAGtcaataaaaattatttttattgtttaaaaaaaactacaaaatatatACCATCATCATTtgttgcaaaatattgttcatattTAGTTTATTTGACATCATTACAAAATGCTCAATTCCAATTTGCACCTTGCCTTGAATAAACACCTTGTACCTGCTGCAGTTCAGTAAATATGAAGTATCACTCTTTATTTGTGACttaacaaagcaaaacaaaagaaaaacaaaaaatatgtcaaaTATATCATCATTTgttaataatgtatttatttgagATCATTAAGAAAAATTCCAATCCAATAAATACCTTGCCTCGAATAAACACCTGGCTGCTGCTGCAGTGTAGTAAATATAAAGTATGAtttgttttgttgaaaaaaaaaactacaaaatgcacactatcatcatacgttgcaaaacatattttgtgtCTAGTGTGTATTTATTTGAGATCATTACAAAATGCTCCATTCCAATTTTCACCTTGCCTCAAATAAACAATTGCTGCAGCTCAGTGAGACAATAACAAGAAATATACTATTATGAAtagtttttaatgtatttattgggggttgtttttttaaaaatatattcattCAAATTAGCATTTTACCTCCAATAAACACCTGGCATGCTCTCTAATTGTGAGTAAACAAATTAGCATTTAAGAAAATATGGTATCAAAATCATCTAAATTGATTTGCTGTCATTTATCAAGCCTTAGCACTCTGTATTACCTGTAAAGATCATTCTTTGTCCAGTCGGTGTCGCTTCTTTACTCTTGTGTGTCATTTCTGTTCTGTTGGTTTCAGGTCCAAGTTGGCATGAATAATGCAGCCTGCTGGGAGATTACGTGTACTGGTCTGTCCATAGGGGCGTTGTCTGTTGTCATGGCAACCAGGCTTGGTGGCGTACTTGGgccctcttttttatttttattttttaaacgacTGTACATCCAACACATGTTGTCtcactaaaaataataaaataccatGTGACTATGATACAGGGCTGTTAGGGTTGTacctataccaatattttggtacctttttgatacttttctaaataaaggggaccacaaaaaatgtcattattgactttattttaacaaaaaacgtacggtacactaaacatatgtttattattgcagggGAAAAACAA containing:
- the LOC133546069 gene encoding protein SPMIP2 encodes the protein MTHKSKEATPTGQRMIFTGPDGVGNYRPRLHHSPQYVGVGSLSPEATGDLTYLTRAAPHAPPPLPKHALVGEVGWGWQYNQLVNSETLHSGMQIKKTDVRIALEDQASHMFQPQQ